A genomic window from Variovorax paradoxus includes:
- a CDS encoding cytochrome c oxidase assembly protein: MSLGPRIRRANVRMVGKLAVVACGMFAFGYALVPMYRAICEMTGINILALSELEVPGGASGGKNVRVPDNTQVDMTRTITVEFDSNVRGGLWDFKPAERTIQVHPGQLNTVMYEFQNVQNRRMAAQAIPSYAPQQAAPYFNKLECFCFNQYTLDPGEKKQWPVAFVIDPKISKDVKTITLSYTFFEVGGKTPAAPVAAVSNTANEPRS; the protein is encoded by the coding sequence ATGAGCCTCGGTCCACGCATCCGCCGCGCCAATGTCCGCATGGTCGGCAAGCTGGCCGTCGTGGCCTGCGGCATGTTCGCGTTCGGCTATGCGCTGGTGCCGATGTACCGCGCCATTTGCGAGATGACCGGCATCAACATCCTCGCGCTCTCCGAGCTCGAGGTGCCGGGCGGTGCCAGCGGCGGCAAGAACGTGCGCGTGCCCGACAACACGCAGGTCGACATGACTCGCACCATCACGGTCGAGTTCGACTCCAACGTGCGCGGCGGCCTCTGGGACTTCAAGCCCGCGGAGCGGACCATCCAAGTGCATCCGGGCCAGCTCAACACGGTGATGTACGAGTTCCAGAACGTGCAGAACCGCCGCATGGCCGCGCAGGCCATTCCGAGCTACGCGCCGCAGCAGGCCGCGCCGTACTTCAACAAGCTCGAGTGCTTCTGCTTCAACCAGTACACGCTCGATCCGGGCGAGAAGAAGCAGTGGCCGGTCGCGTTCGTGATCGACCCCAAGATTTCGAAAGACGTGAAGACCATCACGCTGTCGTACACCTTCTTCGAGGTGGGCGGCAAGACCCCTGCGGCACCGGTGGCGGCCGTTTCGAACACTGCCAATGAGCCACGCTCGTGA
- the ctaD gene encoding cytochrome c oxidase subunit I, whose product MSAVLDPHGHAVPGDHAHDEHHDHHAPTGWRRWVFATNHKDIGTLYLLFSFTMLMVGGVLALLIRAELFQPGLQLVNPELFNQFTTMHGLIMVFGAIMPAFVGFANWMIPLQVGASDMAFARMNNFSFWLLIPAALMLVGSFFMPGGAPAAGWTLYAPLTLQMGPSMDAGIFAMHIMGASSIMGSINIIVTILNMRAPGMTLMKMPMFCWTWLITAYLLIAVMPVLAGAITMTLTDRHFGTSFFNPAGGGDPVMYQHIFWFFGHPEVYIMILPAFGIISQVVPAFARKRLFGYASMVYATSSIAILSFIVWAHHMFTTGMPLTGQLFFMYATMLIAVPTAVKIFNWIATMWQGSMTFETPMLFAVGFIFVFTMGGFTGLILAVAPIDTQLQDTYYVVAHFHYVLVAGSLFAMFSGFYYWVPKWTGVMYNETRGKVHFWWSLISFNVTFFPMHFLGLAGMPRRYADYPMQFADFNAVASVGAFFFGFAQVYFFLFIVLPTMRGKGEKATQKPWEGAEGLEWEVPSPAPFHTFENPPKLDATATKVIG is encoded by the coding sequence ATGAGTGCAGTCCTCGACCCCCACGGTCACGCAGTCCCCGGCGACCACGCACACGACGAGCATCACGACCACCACGCGCCCACCGGCTGGCGCCGCTGGGTGTTCGCGACCAACCACAAGGACATCGGCACGCTCTACCTGCTGTTCAGCTTCACGATGCTGATGGTGGGCGGCGTGCTCGCGCTGCTGATCCGCGCCGAGCTGTTCCAGCCCGGCCTGCAACTGGTGAACCCCGAGCTGTTCAACCAGTTCACCACCATGCACGGCCTGATCATGGTGTTCGGCGCCATCATGCCGGCCTTCGTGGGCTTCGCGAACTGGATGATCCCGCTGCAGGTGGGCGCCTCCGACATGGCGTTCGCGCGCATGAACAACTTCAGCTTCTGGCTGCTGATCCCGGCGGCGCTGATGCTGGTGGGCTCGTTCTTCATGCCCGGCGGCGCACCCGCTGCCGGCTGGACGCTGTACGCGCCGCTCACGCTGCAGATGGGCCCCTCGATGGACGCCGGCATCTTCGCGATGCACATCATGGGCGCCTCGTCGATCATGGGTTCGATCAACATCATCGTCACCATCCTCAACATGCGCGCCCCCGGCATGACGCTGATGAAGATGCCGATGTTCTGCTGGACCTGGCTCATCACCGCCTACCTGCTGATCGCCGTGATGCCCGTGCTCGCAGGCGCCATCACGATGACGCTGACCGACCGCCACTTCGGCACCAGCTTCTTCAACCCCGCCGGCGGCGGCGATCCGGTGATGTACCAGCATATCTTCTGGTTCTTCGGCCACCCCGAGGTGTACATCATGATCTTGCCGGCCTTCGGCATCATCAGCCAGGTGGTGCCGGCCTTTGCCCGCAAGCGCCTGTTCGGCTATGCCTCGATGGTGTATGCCACCTCGTCGATTGCCATCCTGTCGTTCATCGTGTGGGCGCACCACATGTTCACGACCGGCATGCCGCTCACCGGCCAGCTGTTCTTCATGTACGCGACCATGCTGATCGCGGTGCCCACGGCCGTGAAGATCTTCAACTGGATCGCAACGATGTGGCAGGGCTCGATGACCTTCGAGACGCCCATGCTGTTCGCGGTCGGCTTCATCTTCGTGTTCACGATGGGCGGCTTCACCGGCCTGATCCTGGCCGTCGCGCCGATCGACACGCAGCTGCAGGACACCTACTACGTGGTGGCCCACTTCCACTACGTGCTGGTGGCCGGCTCGCTGTTCGCCATGTTCTCGGGCTTCTACTACTGGGTGCCCAAGTGGACCGGCGTGATGTACAACGAAACACGCGGCAAGGTGCACTTCTGGTGGTCGCTGATCTCGTTCAACGTGACCTTCTTCCCGATGCACTTCCTGGGCCTGGCTGGCATGCCGCGACGCTATGCCGACTACCCGATGCAGTTCGCCGACTTCAACGCGGTGGCGTCAGTCGGTGCGTTCTTCTTCGGCTTCGCTCAGGTGTACTTCTTCCTCTTCATCGTGCTGCCCACCATGCGTGGCAAGGGCGAGAAGGCCACGCAGAAGCCGTGGGAAGGCGCCGAGGGCCTTGAATGGGAAGTGCCTTCGCCGGCACCGTTCCACACCTTCGAGAACCCGCCCAAGCTCGACGCGACCGCCACCAAGGTGATCGGCTGA
- a CDS encoding DUF2244 domain-containing protein — protein sequence MSNSVFRFATVSGQSIHWFLKRNCSVTPSQLGWLYASLCVVSLGIGTLFWLHGAPLVLPFAWLELAAVGFAFMVYARHATDGEKIALQEGRLVVELENGGHYERTEFLPHQVRIEPETGDRSLIEVSGQGRSVRVGRYVRPELRAALAREIRMALRGA from the coding sequence GTGTCGAATTCCGTGTTTCGATTTGCCACCGTTTCAGGCCAGAGCATCCACTGGTTCCTGAAGCGGAATTGCTCGGTGACGCCGAGCCAGCTGGGCTGGCTCTACGCCTCGCTGTGCGTGGTATCGCTCGGCATCGGCACCCTGTTCTGGCTGCACGGTGCGCCGCTGGTACTGCCTTTTGCCTGGCTCGAACTGGCCGCTGTCGGATTTGCGTTCATGGTCTATGCACGGCATGCGACCGACGGCGAAAAGATCGCGCTGCAGGAAGGGCGGCTCGTCGTGGAGCTCGAGAACGGCGGGCACTACGAACGCACGGAATTTCTTCCGCACCAGGTGCGGATCGAACCCGAGACCGGCGATCGCTCGCTGATCGAGGTCTCGGGGCAGGGTCGATCGGTCAGGGTGGGGCGCTATGTACGCCCGGAGTTGCGTGCGGCTTTGGCCCGCGAGATTCGCATGGCGTTGCGTGGCGCCTGA
- a CDS encoding cytochrome oxidase small assembly protein — translation MTPEQKRNNRRMGLTLASIAVVFFIGFIVRMVWFSGR, via the coding sequence ATGACACCCGAACAGAAAAGGAACAACCGTCGCATGGGGCTCACGCTGGCTTCCATCGCGGTGGTGTTCTTCATCGGCTTCATCGTTCGCATGGTCTGGTTCAGCGGCCGCTGA
- a CDS encoding class I SAM-dependent methyltransferase, with protein MATDPSRRPPTIDATAAARWRRLAPADGSPWLHEEIGRRMEDRLQWIKAQPRTWADWAPLRSGLEAHELVARRYKDAASFVIEPEPALAAATGQALSAPWWSARRWQAGKARFDAPPEDGVDLLWANMSLHMAADPEALISHWHKLVATDGFLMFSCLGPDTVRELRALHARLGWPAAGHEFTDMHDWGDMLVHAGFAEPVMDMERIVLTWATPEAALAELRTLGRNLHPSRFAALRGKAWHQSLKKALPELAPAEEGGGRIALTFEVIYGHAFKPAPRVSLSAESAVSLREMRSMLQRGRPGA; from the coding sequence ATGGCCACCGACCCCTCACGACGACCGCCGACCATCGATGCCACGGCGGCGGCCCGCTGGCGCCGGCTCGCGCCTGCCGACGGCTCCCCCTGGCTGCACGAGGAAATCGGCCGCCGCATGGAAGACCGGCTGCAATGGATCAAGGCCCAGCCCCGCACCTGGGCCGACTGGGCGCCGCTGCGCAGCGGCCTCGAGGCGCATGAATTGGTCGCTCGCCGCTACAAGGACGCCGCTTCCTTCGTGATCGAACCAGAGCCCGCGCTGGCCGCCGCAACCGGCCAGGCGCTGAGCGCGCCATGGTGGAGCGCGCGCCGCTGGCAGGCCGGCAAGGCGCGCTTCGACGCACCGCCCGAAGACGGCGTCGACCTGCTCTGGGCCAACATGTCGCTGCACATGGCGGCCGACCCCGAAGCGTTGATCTCGCACTGGCACAAGCTGGTGGCGACCGACGGCTTCCTGATGTTCTCCTGCCTCGGGCCCGACACGGTGCGCGAGCTGCGCGCGCTGCATGCCCGCCTAGGCTGGCCGGCCGCGGGCCACGAGTTCACCGACATGCACGATTGGGGCGACATGCTGGTGCACGCCGGCTTTGCCGAACCCGTGATGGACATGGAGCGCATCGTGCTGACCTGGGCCACGCCCGAGGCGGCACTGGCCGAGTTGCGCACGCTGGGCCGCAACCTGCACCCGTCGCGCTTTGCGGCGCTGCGCGGCAAGGCCTGGCACCAGTCGTTGAAGAAGGCGCTGCCCGAACTCGCGCCGGCCGAAGAAGGAGGCGGGCGCATCGCGCTGACCTTTGAGGTCATCTACGGCCATGCATTCAAGCCGGCGCCGCGCGTGTCGTTGTCGGCCGAAAGCGCGGTGTCGTTGCGCGAGATGCGCTCGATGCTGCAGCGGGGTCGGCCGGGCGCTTGA
- a CDS encoding DUF2970 domain-containing protein, producing the protein MTDPLNQPGPRPKASLWDTVKAVGWSFFGVRKNSAYQEDLGKLNPLHIIAVAFVAVIVFVVALVLLVRHVVASAAA; encoded by the coding sequence GTGACCGATCCGCTGAACCAGCCAGGGCCCCGGCCGAAGGCTTCGCTGTGGGACACGGTGAAGGCGGTGGGCTGGTCGTTCTTCGGCGTGCGCAAGAACAGCGCCTACCAGGAAGACCTGGGCAAGCTGAACCCGCTGCACATCATTGCGGTGGCGTTTGTGGCCGTGATCGTCTTCGTGGTCGCGCTGGTGCTGCTGGTGCGCCATGTGGTCGCATCGGCCGCAGCCTGA
- a CDS encoding COX15/CtaA family protein, with product MDTSSLYDLTPIAWLMAAGVLIALGPLVWVWRRNAGAGPARRLHALTVLTLFLTFDLTLFGAFTRLTDSGLGCPDWPGCYGNASPAGARHEIAMAQAAQPTGPVTHSKAWVEMVHRYLATGVGVLILVLALATWLVRWWPSIGPKAGNAPQPPPAIAQVVLNPWWPTATLVSVSLQGAFGALTVTWKLFPAIVTTHLMGAIVLLALLCIQAVRYQQSAAQRLPTPVSPALRNGLIATTVLLVLQIALGGWVSTNYAVLACTQFPTCQDSWWPAMNFAQGFEIWRHLGVTGEGQPLDFSALTAIHYAHRLMAYAVFVALGVLAWRLRRIETLRPQARWLAGLALLQLATGLGNVLLGWPLAAAVLHTGGAAALAVVLTWALCESRRDLAAQTARASDNATGHNNNQRKAAA from the coding sequence ATGGACACGAGCTCGCTCTACGATCTGACGCCCATCGCCTGGCTCATGGCCGCTGGCGTGCTTATCGCGCTCGGCCCGCTGGTGTGGGTGTGGCGCCGCAACGCGGGCGCAGGCCCGGCGCGGCGGTTGCATGCACTGACCGTGCTCACGCTGTTCCTCACTTTTGACCTGACGCTGTTCGGCGCCTTCACGCGGCTCACCGATTCGGGCCTGGGTTGTCCCGACTGGCCCGGCTGCTACGGCAATGCCAGCCCTGCCGGCGCGCGCCACGAGATCGCGATGGCGCAAGCCGCACAGCCGACCGGCCCGGTAACGCACAGCAAGGCCTGGGTCGAGATGGTTCACCGCTACCTGGCAACGGGTGTCGGCGTGCTGATCCTCGTGCTGGCCTTGGCGACCTGGCTGGTGCGCTGGTGGCCTTCCATTGGGCCCAAGGCCGGCAACGCGCCGCAGCCTCCGCCTGCCATCGCGCAAGTTGTGCTGAATCCTTGGTGGCCGACGGCGACGCTCGTTAGCGTGAGCTTGCAAGGCGCATTCGGCGCGCTCACCGTCACCTGGAAACTGTTCCCGGCCATCGTCACCACGCATTTGATGGGTGCCATCGTGCTGCTGGCGCTACTGTGCATCCAAGCGGTGCGCTACCAGCAGAGCGCGGCACAGCGGCTGCCCACGCCCGTGTCGCCCGCACTGCGCAATGGCCTCATCGCGACTACTGTGCTGCTGGTGTTGCAGATTGCGCTCGGCGGCTGGGTCAGCACCAACTATGCGGTGCTGGCCTGTACGCAGTTCCCGACCTGCCAGGACAGCTGGTGGCCGGCCATGAACTTCGCGCAGGGCTTCGAGATCTGGCGCCATCTGGGCGTGACCGGCGAAGGCCAGCCGCTAGATTTTTCCGCGCTCACCGCGATCCACTACGCGCACCGGCTGATGGCCTATGCGGTGTTCGTCGCGCTCGGCGTGCTGGCATGGCGCCTGCGCCGCATCGAGACACTGCGCCCGCAGGCGCGATGGCTCGCGGGCCTGGCGTTGCTGCAGCTGGCCACAGGTCTGGGCAACGTACTGCTGGGCTGGCCGCTGGCCGCGGCCGTGCTTCATACCGGCGGCGCAGCAGCGCTGGCCGTTGTGCTCACCTGGGCCCTGTGCGAGAGCCGGCGCGACCTGGCGGCACAGACCGCACGCGCCAGTGACAATGCAACCGGTCACAACAACAATCAAAGGAAGGCCGCAGCGTGA
- a CDS encoding ComF family protein yields the protein MLSHRALWPFLPFAPFRPLTSLLARLPSQCAVCRAWPSRPVCDACVARFAPPTARCGSCALPVPEGVSRCGECVKHPPPLDACLAACTYAWPWPDAIAAFKFRGEAGWAGPFATLLRSAPWVEPALEACDVVLPMPLAPGRLRERGFNQAHELARRLTPSKTDATLLLRTRETPAQSGLSRADRLRNLRGAFAVEPQRAEELRGRRLVLVDDVMTSGASLFAAAEVLRLAGAAHITAVVLARTDPPR from the coding sequence ATGCTCAGCCATCGGGCCCTGTGGCCTTTCCTGCCTTTCGCGCCGTTCAGGCCCCTCACTTCGCTGCTTGCACGGCTGCCCAGCCAGTGCGCGGTCTGCCGCGCCTGGCCCTCGCGCCCGGTGTGCGATGCCTGCGTGGCCCGCTTCGCGCCGCCCACCGCGCGATGCGGCAGTTGCGCGCTGCCCGTGCCCGAGGGCGTGAGCCGCTGCGGCGAATGCGTGAAGCACCCGCCGCCGCTGGACGCCTGCCTCGCGGCCTGCACCTACGCGTGGCCGTGGCCAGACGCCATCGCAGCCTTCAAGTTCCGTGGCGAGGCAGGCTGGGCCGGGCCGTTCGCCACGCTGCTGCGCAGCGCGCCCTGGGTGGAACCGGCGCTGGAAGCCTGCGACGTCGTGCTGCCGATGCCGCTGGCGCCCGGTCGGCTACGCGAACGCGGCTTCAACCAGGCGCACGAGTTGGCGCGGCGGCTGACACCTTCCAAGACCGACGCCACCCTGCTCCTGCGCACCCGCGAGACGCCCGCCCAGAGCGGCCTTTCGCGCGCCGACCGGCTGCGCAACCTGCGCGGCGCCTTCGCGGTGGAGCCGCAGCGTGCAGAGGAGCTGCGCGGCCGGCGCCTCGTGCTGGTCGACGACGTGATGACCAGCGGCGCCTCGCTGTTCGCCGCCGCCGAAGTGCTGCGGCTGGCCGGCGCAGCCCACATCACCGCCGTCGTGCTGGCCCGGACCGATCCGCCACGCTGA
- a CDS encoding twin transmembrane helix small protein — MRVMKYFVALVFLGIFASLAFALYFMLKDGRNGRAKSGGMARALTFRIGLSVFLFLCMLLAWKLGYIQPTGLPLGK, encoded by the coding sequence ATGCGGGTCATGAAATATTTCGTCGCCCTGGTGTTCCTGGGCATCTTCGCGAGCCTCGCGTTCGCCCTGTACTTCATGCTGAAGGACGGGCGCAACGGGCGCGCCAAGAGCGGCGGCATGGCGCGAGCGCTCACCTTTCGGATCGGCCTGTCGGTGTTTTTGTTCCTCTGCATGCTGCTCGCCTGGAAACTCGGCTACATCCAGCCCACCGGACTCCCGCTCGGCAAGTAG
- the trmL gene encoding tRNA (uridine(34)/cytosine(34)/5-carboxymethylaminomethyluridine(34)-2'-O)-methyltransferase TrmL produces MFHIVLVHPEIPPNTGNVIRLAANTGCTLHLVEPLGFSMDDRLLRRAGLDYHEYAEVKRHADWQALLAAEQPAADRMFALTTRGTRAVHDVRFQPGDWLVFGSETSGLPPAVRDGFAEPQRLRLPMREGQRSLNLSNAVAVTVFEAWRQNGFG; encoded by the coding sequence ATGTTCCATATCGTCCTGGTCCACCCCGAAATTCCGCCGAACACCGGCAACGTGATCCGGCTCGCAGCCAACACCGGCTGCACGCTGCACCTGGTCGAGCCGCTGGGCTTTTCGATGGACGACCGCCTGCTGCGCCGCGCCGGGCTCGACTACCACGAGTACGCCGAAGTAAAGCGCCATGCCGACTGGCAGGCCCTGCTCGCCGCCGAGCAACCCGCCGCCGACCGCATGTTCGCCCTCACCACACGCGGCACGCGGGCCGTGCATGACGTGCGCTTCCAGCCCGGCGACTGGCTGGTGTTCGGCTCGGAGACCAGCGGCCTGCCGCCCGCCGTGCGCGACGGCTTCGCCGAGCCACAGCGCTTGCGGCTGCCAATGCGCGAAGGGCAGCGCAGCCTGAACCTCTCGAATGCAGTGGCCGTGACAGTGTTCGAGGCCTGGCGGCAGAACGGCTTCGGCTGA
- a CDS encoding cytochrome c oxidase subunit 3: MSSTTHGTTPYYFVPGPSAYPVSAAIGLFFVILGAAQWINGHEWGAWSLLAGMVIWLGTLFVWFRTAIGESESGQYGHKVDLSFRWSMSWFIFSEVMFFGAFFTALWWARTHSLPALGSLDNAILWPDFKAVWPSVAAGATASPAGIVEPFQTVGPFWLPTINTALLLSSGVTLTIAHHALRAGHRAQTIRFMWLTVLLGVIFLGVQGYEYHHLYTELNLKLSSGTYGSTFFMLTGFHGLHVFIGMLMLLFITLRLRKGHFTPERHFGFEGAAWYWHFVDVVWLGLYMLVYWL; the protein is encoded by the coding sequence ATGAGTTCAACCACCCACGGCACCACGCCCTACTACTTCGTGCCCGGACCGTCGGCCTATCCGGTCTCGGCCGCGATCGGCCTGTTCTTCGTGATCCTGGGCGCCGCGCAATGGATCAACGGCCACGAGTGGGGCGCGTGGTCGCTGCTGGCCGGCATGGTGATCTGGCTCGGTACGCTGTTCGTGTGGTTCCGCACCGCCATTGGCGAAAGCGAGAGCGGCCAGTACGGCCACAAGGTCGACCTGTCGTTCCGCTGGAGCATGAGCTGGTTCATCTTCTCGGAAGTGATGTTCTTCGGCGCGTTCTTCACCGCGCTGTGGTGGGCCCGCACCCATTCGCTGCCCGCGCTCGGCAGCCTGGACAACGCGATCCTCTGGCCCGATTTCAAGGCCGTGTGGCCCAGCGTCGCCGCAGGCGCCACAGCCTCGCCGGCCGGCATCGTCGAGCCCTTCCAGACCGTCGGCCCGTTCTGGCTGCCCACGATCAACACCGCGCTGCTGCTGAGCTCGGGCGTGACGCTCACCATTGCCCACCACGCGCTGCGTGCCGGCCACCGCGCACAAACGATCCGCTTCATGTGGCTCACCGTGCTGCTCGGCGTGATCTTCCTGGGCGTGCAGGGCTACGAGTACCACCACCTGTACACCGAACTGAACCTCAAGCTCAGCTCCGGCACCTATGGTTCGACTTTCTTCATGCTGACCGGCTTCCACGGCCTGCACGTGTTCATCGGCATGCTGATGCTGCTGTTCATCACGCTGCGCCTGCGCAAGGGCCACTTCACGCCGGAGCGCCACTTCGGCTTCGAAGGTGCGGCCTGGTATTGGCACTTCGTGGACGTGGTCTGGCTCGGCCTCTACATGCTGGTCTATTGGCTTTGA
- a CDS encoding SURF1 family protein: protein MTPEPLYSEDRRRPGRFWLITIAAVLTVAATVSLGRWQLSRAAQKEALQADIDAQKLKPALTQAEFLALEKASDSLHRPVRLRGLWLPTQTVYLDNRQMHGTPGFYVLTPFALEGTEQAVMVQRGWIQRNFVDRTHLGAVETPAGIVEVTGLIEPPPSHLLELGTSAPTPAPAASAPASAASAPAAPAPAGEGYSPIRQNLDLEAFRAETKLPLRTDVSLQQSGPASEGLQRDWPAPALGLERHYGYAFQWFGLSALVVILYVWFQFITPFRRSRRRARDGRF, encoded by the coding sequence GTGACCCCTGAACCCCTGTATTCCGAAGACCGGCGCCGCCCGGGCCGTTTCTGGCTGATCACCATCGCCGCCGTGCTGACCGTGGCGGCCACCGTTTCGCTGGGCCGCTGGCAGCTCTCGCGCGCCGCGCAGAAAGAAGCGCTGCAGGCCGACATCGACGCCCAGAAGCTAAAGCCGGCGCTGACCCAGGCCGAATTCCTGGCGCTGGAAAAAGCCTCCGACTCGCTGCACCGCCCGGTGCGCCTGCGCGGGCTCTGGCTGCCAACGCAGACCGTGTACCTCGACAACCGCCAGATGCACGGCACGCCCGGCTTCTATGTGCTGACGCCCTTCGCGCTCGAAGGTACCGAGCAAGCGGTGATGGTGCAGCGCGGCTGGATCCAGCGCAATTTCGTCGATCGCACGCACTTGGGTGCAGTCGAGACACCGGCTGGCATCGTCGAGGTCACGGGCCTGATCGAGCCGCCGCCGAGCCATCTGCTGGAGCTGGGTACGTCCGCACCGACACCCGCGCCTGCCGCCTCTGCGCCCGCCTCGGCAGCCTCCGCGCCGGCCGCCCCGGCACCGGCCGGCGAAGGGTATTCGCCCATCCGGCAAAATCTCGACCTGGAGGCCTTCCGTGCCGAGACCAAACTGCCGCTGCGCACCGACGTGTCGCTGCAGCAGAGCGGACCGGCTTCCGAGGGCCTGCAGCGCGACTGGCCGGCCCCGGCGCTGGGCCTGGAGAGGCACTACGGTTACGCATTCCAGTGGTTCGGCCTGTCGGCCCTCGTCGTCATCCTCTATGTCTGGTTCCAATTCATCACACCCTTCCGCCGCTCAAGGCGCCGCGCACGCGATGGCCGCTTCTGA
- the coxB gene encoding cytochrome c oxidase subunit II: MKSIWRNKYRPANLLLAAGAAFSSAAHAVNDLPGGPSVRQLNLPVGVTKIAQEQHLLHTIMMILCTVIFVAVFAVMFYSIWKHRKSVGHKAANFHESVVVEVIWTIVPFLIVIVMALPATKVLVAQKDTTNADLTIKTTGYQWKWGYDYLNGEGEGLAFISTLDSSQRAMSDAGAKGAMPDDYLLKVDNPLVVPVNKKIRIITTANDVIHAFAVPQLGLKQDAIPGFVRDTWFRAETVGDYYGQCQELCGKEHAYMPIHVKVVSSADYTTWVAAKRKEAAAKLDDPTKVWALPDMLVRGEKVYAANCAACHQANGKGAGPIKPLDGSPKVTDADHKIQLTVLLTGQNNGAMPSWKQLSDTDLAAVATYTKNSWSNKTGQLVQPAEVLALRAK, from the coding sequence ATGAAGAGCATTTGGCGCAATAAGTACAGGCCGGCGAATCTGTTGCTGGCGGCCGGCGCGGCTTTCAGCAGCGCGGCGCACGCAGTCAACGATCTGCCCGGCGGCCCTTCGGTGCGCCAGTTGAATCTTCCGGTCGGCGTGACCAAGATCGCGCAGGAGCAGCATCTGCTCCACACGATCATGATGATCCTGTGCACGGTCATCTTCGTCGCCGTGTTCGCGGTCATGTTCTATTCGATCTGGAAGCACCGCAAGTCGGTCGGCCACAAGGCGGCCAACTTCCATGAATCGGTGGTGGTCGAGGTCATCTGGACCATCGTGCCCTTCCTCATCGTGATCGTGATGGCGCTGCCCGCCACCAAGGTGCTGGTGGCCCAGAAGGACACCACCAACGCCGACCTCACGATCAAGACCACGGGCTACCAGTGGAAGTGGGGCTACGACTACCTGAACGGCGAAGGCGAGGGCCTGGCCTTCATCTCCACGCTCGACAGCTCGCAGCGCGCCATGTCCGACGCAGGCGCCAAGGGCGCGATGCCCGACGACTACCTGCTCAAGGTCGACAACCCGCTGGTGGTGCCGGTCAACAAGAAGATCCGCATCATCACCACCGCGAACGACGTGATCCACGCCTTCGCCGTGCCGCAGCTGGGCCTCAAGCAGGACGCGATCCCCGGCTTCGTGCGCGACACCTGGTTCCGCGCCGAGACCGTGGGCGACTACTACGGCCAGTGCCAGGAACTGTGCGGCAAGGAACACGCCTACATGCCCATCCACGTGAAGGTGGTCTCGTCGGCCGACTACACGACCTGGGTGGCCGCCAAGCGCAAGGAAGCCGCAGCCAAGCTCGACGACCCGACCAAGGTGTGGGCGCTGCCCGACATGCTGGTGCGCGGCGAGAAGGTCTATGCCGCCAACTGCGCCGCCTGCCACCAGGCCAACGGCAAGGGCGCTGGCCCGATCAAGCCGCTCGACGGCTCCCCGAAGGTGACCGACGCCGATCACAAGATCCAGCTGACGGTGCTGCTCACCGGCCAGAACAACGGCGCGATGCCCTCCTGGAAGCAGCTGAGCGATACCGACCTCGCGGCCGTGGCCACGTACACCAAGAACAGCTGGTCGAACAAGACGGGCCAGCTGGTGCAGCCGGCCGAAGTGCTGGCCCTGCGCGCCAAGTGA